The following coding sequences lie in one Lolium perenne isolate Kyuss_39 chromosome 2, Kyuss_2.0, whole genome shotgun sequence genomic window:
- the LOC127328172 gene encoding putative F-box/LRR-repeat protein 23, whose amino-acid sequence MPEPVEAWERDWAELPADSISCVLHKLSLPELLLGGVAEVCRSWRRAAREEPELWRRIDVRDLPDVPPFTWRATLENVMRSALRLSAGQCHTFLAESLDDNLFMLIAQRAPMLKSLDLTRCYGISKGGFANAIKKLPLLEELELYHCLHDEEVLELVAKLCPCLKRFRLVQKRRHSCPAKGRTDDRKAFAITRMYGLRSLELVGDNLSNEGLTSIIDSCRHLQFSSFYWDLRDFSPIYSDFGGDYDSNDYHDLSLYSYLGDEIDGADFEEHERILDVKSMRREI is encoded by the exons ATGCCGGAGCCGGTGGAGGCGTGGGAGCGGGACTGGGCGGAGCTGCCCGCGGACTCGATCTCCTGCGTCCTGCACAAGCTGAGCCTCCCGGAGCTTCTGCTCGGCGGCGTGGCGGAGGTGTGCCGGTCATGGCGACGCGCTGCGCGGGAGGAGCCCGAGCTGTGGCGGCGCATTGACGTGCGCGATCTTCCCGACGTCCCGCCCTTCACCTGGCGGGCCACGCTCGAAAATGTCATGCGGTCTGCCCTACGGCTCAGCGCGGGGCAGTGCCACACCTTCCTCGCCGAGAGCCTCGATGACAACCTCTTCATGCTCATCGCTCAGCG GGCGCCTATGCTGAAGAGCCTTGATCTCACCAGGTGTTATGGTATCTCGAAAGGAGGATTTGCAAATGCAATAAAGAAGCTCCCTTTGCTGGAGGAGCTTGAGCTTTATCATTGTTTACACGATGAAGAAGTGCTCGAGCTAGTAGCAAAACTGTGCCCATGCCTGAAGCGCTTCAGGCTTGTCCAGAAAAGGCGTCACTCTTGCCCTGCTAAGGGGCGTACCGATGATCGAAAAGCATTCGCAATCACAAGGATGTACGGGCTACGTTCCTTGGAGCTCGTCGGCGATAATCTCAGCAATGAAGGCCTGACATCCATCATTGACAGCTGCCGCCACCTACA gttttcttcattttattGGGACTTAAGGGATTTTTCTCCGATTTACTCGGACTTCGGGGGTGACTACGACTCCAACGATTACCatgatctttctctttattcctaCCTAGGTGATGAGATTGATGGGGCCGATTTTGAGGAGCATGAAAGGATCCTCGACGTCAAGAGCATGCGAAG AGAAATTTAA
- the LOC127330958 gene encoding uncharacterized protein translates to MRMAPRSCRLPLLLLFASATAISCHGAATGSGHYSFPVFDGKSNTDGVVVVTNSSMLAPATFLFDAQIFPEFNESKGFVLLSRAVALWRAADDGTRDEASFSTSFTVDGSDTVAFVVLLDSFPPFNSKNRKPPRDRNGPALSTVAAVSSAANSLAAVEVGTVSSYGPRPPPGVGLNVTITPNSSSAARASQLAVRIEYKASVHRLSVYVGYADAGDSTPALLEAPLDLAGRLPAQDALVGFFAATVRDVVVGVSGWDLTVDALPDDDDGDAGPPLQDGDEQSARLSPSSRLAILLAVLGSVAAVCVAVVSVMLYRVVSRRRAVDMEVQKCYKDYFARTTH, encoded by the coding sequence ATGCGGATGGCGCCGCGCTCTTGTCGGCTTCCCCTGCTTCTGCTCTTCGCCTCGGCGACGGCCATCTCCTGCCACGGCGCCGCGACTGGCTCCGGCCACTACAGCTTCCCGGTGTTCGACGGCAAGTCAAACACCGACGGCGTCGTGGTGGTCACCAACTCGTCCATGCTGGCGCCGGCCACCTTCCTCTTCGACGCCCAGATCTTCCCGGAGTTCAACGAGTCCAAGGGCTTCGTGCTCCTCTCCCGGGCCGTCGCACTCTGGCGCGCCGCCGACGATGGCACCCGCGATGAGGCGTCCTTCAGCACCAGCTTCACGGTGGACGGCTCGGACACGGTCGcgttcgtcgtcctcctcgacagCTTCCCGCCGTTcaacagcaagaacaggaagcCGCCACGGGACAGGAATGGCCCGGCCTTGTCTACCGTTGCTGCCGTGTCGAGCGCCGCCAACAGCCTCGCCGCCGTGGAGGTTGGCACGGTAAGCTCGTACGGTCCACGGCCACCTCCGGGCGTCGGCCTAAACGTCACCATCACGCCGAACAGCTCGTCTGCGGCCAGAGCCAGCCAGCTCGCCGTGCGGATTGAATACAAAGCCTCCGTGCACCGATTGTCGGTCTACGTCGGATACGCGGACGCCGGCGACAGCACACCCGCCCTCCTCGAAGCGCCGCTCGACCTCGCCGGCCGTCTGCCTGCCCAGGACGCGCTGGTGGGGTTCTTCGCCGCGACGGTCCGGGACGTCGTCGTCGGCGTCAGCGGCTGGGACCTGACGGTCGACGCTCTAccagacgacgacgacggcgacgctgGACCACCGCTTCAAGATGGCGACGAACAGAGCGCGCGGTTGTCGCCGTCATCGCGGCTGGCGATACTGCTCGCGGTGCTGGGTTCTGTGGCGGCCGTGTGcgtcgccgtcgtctccgtgatGTTGTACCGCGTCGTGTCCAGGCGCAGAGCGGTGGACATGGAGGTGCAGAAATGCTACAAAGATTACTTCGCGAGGACGACTCACTGA
- the LOC127330959 gene encoding uncharacterized protein, with amino-acid sequence MAACTFVGSPSPLRTRLLPSAPPLVSHRALSASADGPARVRFARRTPIAASLGVTQNTGVVMPDTNVVTQNDLLIVGPGVLGRLVAEKWLKEHPGCKVFGQTASTDHHSELTDMGIIPSLKGSMISQKAPYVIFCAPPSRSDDYPGDLRVAASNWSGEGSFLFTSSTALYDCSDNKLCNEDCPSIPVGRGPRTDVLLRAENVVLEAGGCVLRLAGLYKIDRGAHFFWLRKGTLDSRPDHVINQIHYEDAASLAIAIMKKRPRGRIFLGCDNKPLSRQEIMDAVNKSGKFDTEFQGFTGTDGPLGKRMENPKTRADIGWEPKYPTFTEFLGVSN; translated from the exons ATGGCGGCGTGCACCTTCGTGGGGTCGCCGTCGCCGCTCCGCACCAGGCTGCTCCCGTCCGCGCCCCCGCTCGTCAGCCACCGCGCGCTCTCCGCCTCCGCCGACGGCCCGGCCCGCGTCCGCTTCGCCCGCCGCACGCCTATAGCCGCCTCTCTCG GGGTAACTCAAAATACAGGGGTCGTGATGCCCGACACCAACGTTGTTACCCAGAATGATTTACTGATTGTGGGCCCAGGTGTGCTTGGGAGACTGGTAGCTGAGAAGTGGCTAAAG GAACATCCAGGCTGCAAAGTTTTTGGCCAGACTGCAAGCACAGATCATCACAGCGAGCTAACCGATATGGGCATCATTCCCTCCTTAAAGGGATCCATGATTTCTCAGAAGGCTCCATATGTTATTTTCTGTGCCCCTCCATCTCGTTCTGATGATTACCCTGGTGATTTAAG AGTGGCTGCCTCAAATTGGAGTGGTGAAGGTTCTTTCCTGTTTACATCGAGCACTGCTCTCTATGACTGCAGCGACAACAAATTGTGCAACGAG GATTGTCCATCTATTCCTGTTGGCAGGGGTCCTCGTACTGATGTCCTTCTTAGAGCTGAAAATGTTGTGCTGGAGGCAGGAGGCTGTGTTCTCAGGCTAGCAGGACTTTATA aaatagatagagGTGCTCATTTTTTCTGGTTGAGGAAGGGAACATTGGACTCGCGACCAGATCATGTTATCAATCAGATCCATTATGAG GATGCTGCGTCCCTTGCAATTGCCATAATGAAAAAGAGACCTCGGGGTCGCATCTTTTTGGGCTGTGACAATAAGCCTCTTTCCAG GCAAGAAATAATGGATGCTGTTAACAAAAGTGGAAAGTTTGACACAGAATTTCAAGGTTTTACTG GTACCGATGGTCCATTAGGGAAGAGGATGGAGAACCCGAAAACTCGGGCTGATATTGGATGGGAGCCCAAATACCCAACCTTCACAGAGTTCCTTGGTGTCAGTAATTAA